The Aggregatilinea lenta genome includes a region encoding these proteins:
- a CDS encoding carbohydrate ABC transporter permease, whose translation MILRLGTAAYPIIETIQLSLRSFKNYGATEEYVGLGNFTYLPDDFGFKGAIEFTLMFVIISTLLQLVFGILIAQLLNANFKGRFLARAVNLIPWAIPTIVAAYAFRWILDDQFGMITHWWDLIAGYRPVVFTDPDGARWAVILVNVWKNAPFMAVVFLAGLQGIPEDLYDAAKVDGANAVQRFFSITLPMIVPLVVTMSTFFIIWQVASLDLIYGLTNGGPGVATQVLALRVYEEGLRYFNYGLASAISIVLLGLVAIIGMIGIFLFRRFEVSS comes from the coding sequence TTGATTCTGCGCCTCGGCACCGCCGCCTACCCCATCATCGAAACCATTCAGTTGAGTCTGAGAAGCTTTAAAAATTACGGCGCAACCGAAGAATACGTGGGCCTGGGCAACTTCACCTACCTGCCGGACGATTTCGGATTCAAGGGCGCGATTGAGTTCACCCTGATGTTCGTGATCATCTCGACGCTGCTCCAGCTCGTCTTCGGGATTCTGATCGCACAACTCCTCAACGCCAATTTCAAAGGCCGGTTCCTGGCGCGGGCTGTCAACCTGATTCCGTGGGCCATCCCGACCATCGTCGCCGCCTACGCCTTCCGCTGGATTCTGGACGACCAGTTCGGCATGATCACTCACTGGTGGGACCTCATCGCCGGGTACCGTCCGGTCGTGTTCACCGACCCGGACGGCGCGCGATGGGCGGTTATCCTGGTCAACGTCTGGAAAAACGCGCCGTTCATGGCGGTCGTCTTCCTGGCCGGGCTGCAAGGCATCCCCGAAGATTTGTACGATGCCGCCAAAGTCGACGGCGCCAACGCCGTCCAGCGCTTTTTCTCCATCACCCTGCCCATGATCGTGCCGCTGGTCGTGACGATGAGCACGTTCTTCATCATCTGGCAGGTCGCCAGCCTCGACCTGATCTACGGGCTGACGAACGGTGGGCCGGGCGTGGCGACACAGGTCCTGGCGCTACGCGTGTACGAAGAGGGGCTGCGCTACTTCAACTATGGTCTGGCATCCGCCATTAGCATCGTCCTGTTGGGACTGGTCGCCATTATCGGCATGATTGGCATCTTCCTGTTCCGGCGTTTCGAAGTGTCGAGCTGA
- a CDS encoding carbohydrate ABC transporter permease, translating into MTTTTTTTRTAVARRDRLVNWNKVALYAALFVFLFVVLSPFFWIVKSSVSGPDELFKVPPVYLPHVTMENYRALADQVPLYEYVRNSLVYSVSSALLSVSVSFMAAYAFARISVPGRNLLLWLFVLTMALPEIATIIPLYRLLAEMKMLDSLIGLVIVMSSVLVPFTVWVLVAFIQQVPYEIEEAAIIDGANLFQIFRRIMIPLTSPALATMLVINFINAWNNLLYPLAFSVSPKSKTLSVAITEVFQARSPWGRPWNMVSALGVAMVIPAIILVLFSQKAIVRGLTRGAIK; encoded by the coding sequence ATGACTACAACCACAACGACCACCCGTACGGCAGTTGCTCGCCGCGACCGCCTCGTCAACTGGAACAAGGTCGCGCTGTATGCCGCCCTGTTCGTCTTCCTGTTCGTCGTCCTGTCGCCGTTCTTCTGGATCGTGAAGTCGTCGGTGTCCGGCCCGGACGAGCTGTTCAAGGTGCCGCCCGTCTATCTGCCGCACGTCACCATGGAAAACTACCGGGCGCTGGCGGATCAGGTGCCGCTGTATGAATATGTGCGCAACTCGCTGGTGTACTCGGTATCTTCGGCGCTGCTGTCGGTCAGCGTCTCGTTCATGGCCGCCTACGCGTTCGCGCGGATCTCCGTGCCGGGCCGCAACCTGCTGCTGTGGCTGTTCGTGCTGACCATGGCGCTGCCCGAAATAGCCACCATCATCCCGCTTTATAGGCTGCTGGCAGAGATGAAGATGCTCGACAGCCTGATAGGGCTGGTGATCGTGATGAGCAGCGTGCTGGTGCCCTTCACCGTGTGGGTGCTGGTGGCCTTCATCCAACAGGTGCCCTACGAGATCGAAGAGGCGGCCATCATCGACGGGGCGAATCTGTTCCAGATTTTCCGCCGCATCATGATCCCGCTGACCTCCCCCGCGCTGGCGACGATGCTGGTGATCAACTTCATCAACGCGTGGAATAACTTGCTCTATCCGCTGGCGTTCTCCGTCTCGCCCAAGTCCAAGACGCTGAGCGTCGCCATCACCGAGGTGTTCCAGGCGCGCTCCCCGTGGGGCCGCCCGTGGAACATGGTCAGCGCGCTGGGCGTGGCGATGGTCATCCCGGCGATTATCCTGGTGCTGTTCTCACAAAAAGCGATCGTGCGCGGCCTGACCCGCGGCGCAATCAAATAA